From the genome of Streptacidiphilus rugosus AM-16, one region includes:
- the narJ gene encoding nitrate reductase molybdenum cofactor assembly chaperone produces MSRTSFDTAVVHQAAAWLLTYPDADLAADLPLLRAAVGAVRGPAAAQLGGFIDHADATGVAGLAYQYTEVFDFGHRHSLYLSWWSDGDTRRRGAALLAFKQAYRAAGYAPTDEELPDFLPAVLEFSARTRDDTLLREHRAGLELLRLALSEAGTPYADVLVAVCATLPGPSPADRAQALALARSGPPREDVGLGGELPPYGHLAQLPVLATGGR; encoded by the coding sequence ATGAGCCGGACCTCCTTCGACACGGCCGTCGTCCACCAGGCCGCCGCCTGGCTGCTGACCTACCCCGACGCGGACCTGGCCGCGGACCTGCCGCTGCTGCGCGCCGCCGTCGGCGCCGTGCGCGGCCCGGCCGCCGCGCAGCTGGGCGGGTTCATCGACCACGCCGACGCCACCGGCGTGGCCGGGCTGGCCTACCAGTACACCGAGGTCTTCGACTTCGGCCACCGGCACAGCCTCTACCTGAGCTGGTGGAGCGACGGCGACACCCGCCGCCGCGGCGCCGCGCTGCTGGCCTTCAAGCAGGCCTACCGCGCCGCGGGCTACGCGCCGACCGACGAGGAACTGCCCGACTTCCTGCCCGCGGTCCTCGAGTTCAGCGCGCGCACCAGGGACGACACGCTGCTGCGCGAACACCGGGCCGGCCTGGAACTGCTGCGTCTCGCGCTGTCCGAGGCGGGCACCCCCTACGCCGACGTCCTGGTCGCCGTCTGCGCCACGCTGCCGGGGCCCAGTCCCGCCGACCGCGCCCAGGCCCTGGCGCTGGCCCGTTCCGGGCCGCCGCGCGAGGACGTCGGCCTCGGCGGCGAACTGCCGCCCTACGGGCATCTCGCCCAGCTCCCCGTCCTGGCCACCGGAGGCCGCTGA
- the narH gene encoding nitrate reductase subunit beta: protein MRVKAQIAMVMNLDKCIGCHTCSVTCKQTWTNRSGVEYVWFNNVETRPGQGYPRRWQDQRKWRGGWRLNRRGQLTLNAGSRIRRLAEIFANPVLPEIGDYYEPWTYDYQNLTNAPLGDDYPVAAPRSLLSGRPTEINWSANWDDNLGGMPEHGDADPLVAKVREQAAEKVKFAFEQTFMFYLPRICEHCLNPACVASCPSGALYKRDEDGIVLVDQDQCRGWRQCVTSCPYKKIYFNHKTGKAEKCTFCYPRIEVGLPTVCSETCVGRLRYLGVMLYDADRVTAAASAKDEKQLYQAQLDVFLDPHDPEVQRAAERDGVAHDWIEAARRSPVHALISRYQVALPLHPEFRTMPMVWYVPPLSPVVEALTETGFDGEDADNLFGAIDTLRIPVEYLAELFTAGDDVPVRAALEKLAAMRAHMRAVNLGDAPDPSVAQAVAMTPREVEEMYRLLAVAKYEERYVIPTAALGDARALEESAVPSECSVGHLDADDPYDSGPFGENSARSAKRKKLPMVTIESFHALRRRQTSDREEDAR, encoded by the coding sequence ATGCGCGTGAAGGCCCAGATCGCGATGGTGATGAACCTCGACAAGTGCATCGGCTGCCACACCTGCTCGGTGACCTGCAAGCAGACCTGGACCAACCGCTCCGGCGTGGAGTACGTGTGGTTCAACAACGTCGAGACCCGCCCCGGCCAGGGCTATCCGCGCCGCTGGCAGGACCAGCGGAAGTGGCGCGGCGGCTGGCGGCTGAACCGCCGCGGGCAGCTCACGCTGAACGCCGGGAGCCGGATCAGGAGGCTCGCCGAGATCTTCGCCAACCCGGTGCTGCCGGAGATCGGCGACTACTACGAGCCGTGGACGTACGACTACCAGAACCTCACCAACGCCCCGCTCGGCGACGACTACCCCGTCGCCGCCCCGCGCTCGCTGCTCTCCGGCCGGCCGACGGAGATCAACTGGAGCGCCAACTGGGACGACAACCTCGGCGGCATGCCGGAGCACGGCGACGCCGACCCGCTGGTGGCGAAGGTCCGCGAGCAGGCCGCGGAGAAGGTGAAGTTCGCCTTCGAGCAGACCTTCATGTTCTACCTGCCCCGGATCTGCGAGCACTGCCTCAACCCGGCCTGTGTGGCCTCCTGCCCCTCGGGGGCGCTGTACAAGCGGGACGAGGACGGCATCGTGCTGGTCGACCAGGACCAGTGCCGCGGCTGGCGGCAGTGCGTCACCAGCTGCCCGTACAAGAAGATCTACTTCAACCACAAGACCGGCAAGGCCGAGAAGTGCACCTTCTGCTACCCGCGCATCGAGGTGGGCCTGCCGACCGTGTGCTCGGAGACCTGCGTCGGGCGGCTGCGCTACCTCGGGGTGATGCTCTACGACGCCGACCGGGTCACCGCCGCCGCCTCGGCCAAGGACGAGAAGCAGCTCTACCAGGCCCAGCTGGACGTCTTCCTGGACCCGCACGACCCCGAGGTGCAGCGCGCGGCCGAGCGCGACGGCGTCGCCCACGACTGGATCGAGGCCGCCCGCCGCTCCCCGGTGCACGCGCTGATCAGCCGGTACCAGGTGGCGCTGCCGCTGCATCCGGAGTTCCGGACCATGCCCATGGTCTGGTACGTCCCGCCGCTCTCGCCCGTGGTCGAGGCGCTGACCGAGACCGGCTTCGACGGCGAGGACGCGGACAACCTCTTCGGCGCGATCGACACCCTGCGCATCCCGGTGGAGTACCTGGCGGAGCTGTTCACGGCCGGCGACGACGTCCCGGTGCGCGCCGCCCTGGAGAAGCTCGCGGCGATGCGCGCCCACATGCGGGCGGTGAACCTGGGCGACGCGCCCGACCCGTCGGTCGCCCAGGCGGTGGCGATGACCCCGCGCGAGGTCGAGGAGATGTACCGGCTGCTGGCCGTCGCCAAGTACGAGGAGCGCTACGTCATCCCGACCGCTGCGCTCGGCGACGCCCGGGCGCTGGAGGAGTCGGCGGTCCCCTCCGAATGCAGCGTCGGGCATCTGGACGCCGACGACCCGTACGACTCGGGCCCGTTCGGGGAGAACTCGGCGCGCAGTGCGAAGCGGAAGAAGCTGCCGATGGTGACCATCGAGTCCTTCCACGCACTGCGCAGACGGCAGACCTCCGACCGTGAGGAGGACGCCCGATGA
- a CDS encoding nitrate reductase subunit alpha, translating to MRDATSEPGALLLQAGRFLHKGEPSADLHRVEVEGGRAGDVFYRDRWSHDKIVYSTHGVNCTGSCRWKVYVKDGIITWETQATDYPSVGADRPEYEPRGCPRGAAFSWYTYSPTRVRYPYVRGVLLEMFREAKARNGGDPVLAWAEIQGDPERRRRYQRARGKGGLVRASWDDAVEIVAAAQVHTIKTWGPDRIAGFSPIPAMSQVSHAVGARYHALIGAPMLSFYDWYADLPIASPQVFGDQTDVPESGDWWDAAYLMMWGSNVPVTRTPDAHWMAEARYRGQKVVVVAPDYADNAKFADEWLHPHPGTDAALAIGMGHVVLKEFFVDRQVPFFDDYVRQFTDLPFLVTLTAKDGAWVPDKFLRAADIADRGEGAEWKTVVLDERTGQAVVPSGSLGFRWTESGKGRWNLDLEGIRPALTLHGNQAAKGVEVLLPRFDTEGGEHGQGRGEVMRRGVPAFRIGGEEGPVVTTVFDLLLAQYGVGREGLPGEWPTGYEDAAQPGTPAWQEEHTSVPATACARIAREFARTAEKSKGRCMILMGAGTNHWFHSETIYRSFLALLQLTGCQGRNGGGWAHYVGQEKCRPITGWATLAGAADWARPARQMIGTGWFFLHTDQWRYDHFRADVLASPLGEGRFAGMTGADCLAQAARSGWMPSYPTFDRNPLDLGDAEDPVASAVAGLTAGTLGFACEDPDAEANWPRVLTLWRANLLGSSGKGAEYFSKHLLGTHSNLRATEADEGVRPRDVTWHDEAPEGKLDLLLSLDFRMTSSTLLSDVTLPAATWYEKHDLSSTDMHPFVHCFTPAIDPPWQARTDFDAFHAIASKLSELAVTHLGTRRDLVATALAHDTPGEIAQPGGVALDWRRGECEPVPGKTLPTLTVVERDYTAIGAKMAALGPLTEKLGLPAKGIALRPDAEVAALAAKNGTAQGGPTDGRPLLDTAVKAADTILMLSGTTNGRLAVQGFQTLTERTGQEMAHLAAEHEGKRISYADTQAAPVPVITSPEWSGSESGGRRYTAFTLNTEHLKPWHTLTGRQHFFLDHDWVHELGEALPVYRPPLDMHRLFGERRRGDDLHSGEPRLGPDGQHEVTVRYLTPHNKWSIHSEYQDNWFMLSLSRGGQLIWMSDRDAAAIGVRDNDWIEAENRNGIVVARAVVSHRMPAGTVYMHHAQERTVNVPRTEKSGRRGGVHNSLTRVVLKPTHLVGGYAQLSWGFNYFGPTGNQRDEITVLRRRSQEVRY from the coding sequence GTGCGGGACGCCACGTCGGAGCCGGGGGCGCTGCTGCTGCAGGCCGGGCGTTTCCTCCACAAGGGGGAGCCCTCGGCGGACCTGCACCGGGTGGAGGTCGAGGGCGGCCGGGCCGGCGACGTGTTCTACCGGGACCGGTGGAGTCACGACAAGATCGTGTACTCGACGCACGGGGTCAACTGCACCGGCTCGTGCCGGTGGAAGGTCTACGTCAAGGACGGGATCATCACCTGGGAGACCCAGGCCACCGACTACCCCTCCGTCGGCGCGGACCGGCCCGAGTACGAGCCGCGCGGCTGCCCGCGCGGGGCCGCGTTCTCCTGGTACACCTACTCGCCGACCCGGGTGCGCTACCCGTACGTGCGCGGCGTGCTGCTGGAGATGTTCCGCGAGGCCAAGGCCCGCAACGGCGGCGACCCGGTGCTGGCCTGGGCGGAGATCCAGGGCGACCCGGAGCGCCGCCGCCGCTACCAGCGGGCCCGCGGCAAGGGCGGGCTGGTCAGGGCGAGCTGGGACGACGCGGTGGAGATCGTCGCCGCCGCCCAGGTGCACACCATCAAGACCTGGGGCCCGGACCGGATCGCGGGCTTCTCGCCGATCCCGGCCATGTCGCAGGTCTCGCACGCCGTCGGGGCCCGCTACCACGCGCTGATCGGCGCGCCGATGCTGAGCTTCTACGACTGGTACGCGGACCTGCCCATCGCCTCGCCGCAGGTCTTCGGCGACCAGACCGACGTGCCGGAGTCCGGCGACTGGTGGGACGCGGCCTACCTGATGATGTGGGGCTCCAACGTCCCGGTCACCCGGACCCCCGACGCCCACTGGATGGCCGAGGCCCGCTACCGCGGCCAGAAGGTCGTCGTGGTGGCCCCCGACTACGCCGACAACGCCAAGTTCGCCGACGAGTGGCTACACCCGCACCCCGGCACCGACGCCGCGCTGGCCATCGGCATGGGCCATGTGGTGCTGAAGGAGTTCTTCGTCGACCGGCAGGTGCCGTTCTTCGACGACTACGTCAGGCAGTTCACCGACCTGCCGTTCCTGGTCACCCTGACCGCCAAGGACGGCGCCTGGGTGCCGGACAAGTTCCTGCGCGCCGCCGACATCGCCGACCGCGGCGAGGGGGCCGAGTGGAAGACGGTGGTGCTGGACGAGCGGACCGGCCAGGCCGTCGTCCCCTCGGGCTCGCTGGGATTCCGCTGGACCGAGTCCGGCAAGGGCAGGTGGAACCTGGACCTGGAGGGGATCAGGCCTGCCCTGACCTTGCACGGCAACCAGGCCGCCAAGGGCGTCGAGGTGCTGCTGCCGCGCTTCGATACCGAGGGCGGCGAGCACGGCCAGGGCCGCGGTGAGGTGATGCGGCGCGGCGTCCCCGCCTTCCGGATCGGCGGGGAGGAGGGCCCGGTCGTCACCACCGTCTTCGACCTGCTGCTGGCGCAGTACGGGGTGGGCCGTGAGGGGCTGCCTGGGGAGTGGCCGACCGGGTACGAGGACGCGGCGCAGCCCGGCACCCCGGCCTGGCAGGAGGAGCACACGTCCGTGCCCGCGACGGCCTGCGCGCGCATCGCCCGCGAGTTCGCGCGGACCGCGGAGAAGTCCAAGGGCCGCTGCATGATCCTCATGGGCGCGGGCACCAACCACTGGTTCCACTCCGAGACGATCTACCGGTCCTTCCTGGCGCTGCTGCAGCTGACGGGCTGCCAGGGCCGCAACGGCGGCGGCTGGGCCCACTACGTGGGGCAGGAGAAGTGCCGCCCGATCACCGGCTGGGCGACGCTGGCCGGAGCGGCGGACTGGGCCCGCCCGGCCCGGCAGATGATCGGGACTGGCTGGTTCTTCCTGCACACCGACCAGTGGCGCTACGACCACTTCCGGGCCGACGTGCTGGCCTCCCCGCTGGGGGAGGGCCGCTTCGCGGGGATGACCGGCGCGGACTGCCTGGCCCAGGCGGCGCGCTCGGGCTGGATGCCCTCCTACCCGACGTTCGACCGCAACCCGCTGGACCTTGGCGACGCGGAGGACCCTGTCGCCTCGGCCGTCGCCGGTCTCACGGCCGGGACGCTCGGCTTCGCCTGCGAGGACCCGGACGCCGAGGCCAACTGGCCGCGGGTGCTGACCCTGTGGCGGGCCAACCTGCTGGGCTCCTCCGGCAAGGGCGCGGAGTACTTCAGCAAGCACCTGCTCGGCACCCACTCGAACCTGCGCGCGACCGAGGCCGACGAGGGGGTCCGGCCGCGCGACGTGACCTGGCACGACGAGGCGCCCGAGGGGAAGCTCGACCTGCTGCTGTCGCTCGACTTCCGGATGACCTCCTCGACACTGCTCTCGGACGTCACCCTCCCCGCGGCGACCTGGTACGAGAAGCACGACCTGTCCAGCACGGACATGCACCCCTTCGTGCACTGCTTCACCCCGGCCATCGACCCGCCCTGGCAGGCCCGTACCGACTTCGACGCCTTCCATGCGATCGCCTCCAAGCTCAGCGAACTGGCGGTCACCCATCTCGGCACCCGGCGCGACCTGGTCGCGACCGCGCTGGCGCACGACACCCCCGGCGAGATCGCACAGCCGGGCGGCGTCGCCCTGGACTGGCGGCGCGGCGAGTGCGAGCCCGTGCCGGGCAAGACCCTGCCGACGCTGACCGTGGTGGAGCGCGACTACACGGCGATCGGCGCGAAGATGGCCGCGCTGGGACCGCTGACCGAGAAGCTGGGCCTGCCGGCCAAGGGCATCGCGCTGCGCCCGGACGCGGAGGTCGCCGCGCTCGCCGCCAAGAACGGCACCGCCCAGGGCGGCCCGACGGACGGCCGCCCGCTGCTGGACACCGCCGTCAAGGCCGCCGACACGATCCTGATGCTCTCCGGCACCACGAACGGTCGCCTGGCGGTGCAGGGCTTCCAGACGTTGACCGAGCGCACCGGCCAGGAGATGGCCCACCTGGCGGCCGAGCACGAGGGCAAGCGGATCAGCTACGCGGACACCCAGGCCGCACCGGTCCCGGTGATCACCTCCCCGGAGTGGTCCGGCAGCGAGTCGGGCGGCCGCCGCTACACCGCCTTCACGCTCAACACCGAGCATCTGAAGCCCTGGCACACGCTCACCGGCCGCCAGCACTTCTTCCTCGACCACGACTGGGTGCACGAGCTGGGCGAGGCGCTGCCGGTGTACCGGCCGCCGCTGGACATGCACCGGCTGTTCGGTGAGCGCCGGCGAGGCGACGATCTGCACAGCGGGGAGCCGAGGCTGGGACCCGACGGGCAGCACGAGGTGACGGTCCGCTACCTGACCCCGCACAACAAATGGTCCATCCACTCCGAGTACCAGGACAACTGGTTCATGCTCTCGCTCTCCCGCGGCGGCCAGCTGATCTGGATGAGCGACCGGGACGCCGCCGCGATCGGGGTCCGTGACAACGATTGGATCGAGGCGGAGAACCGCAACGGGATCGTCGTCGCCCGCGCCGTCGTCTCGCACCGCATGCCGGCCGGCACGGTCTACATGCACCACGCCCAGGAGCGCACCGTCAACGTCCCGAGGACCGAGAAGAGCGGGCGGCGCGGAGGCGTCCACAACTCACTGACCAGGGTCGTCCTCAAGCCCACCCATCTGGTCGGCGGCTACGCGCAGCTGTCCTGGGGCTTCAACTACTTCGGGCCCACCGGCAACCAGCGGGACGAGATCACCGTCCTCCGCCGCCGCTCCCAGGAGGTGCGGTACTGA